A single region of the Metarhizium brunneum chromosome 6, complete sequence genome encodes:
- the rpl-5 gene encoding 60S ribosomal protein L5 — translation MPFHKLVKNSAYYSRYQTKYKRRRQGKTDYYARKRLITQAKNKYNAPKYRLVVRFTNKDIIMQIVSAEITGDKIFASAYGHELKAYGIKHGLTNWAAAYATGLLVARRALSKLGLDKDFLGVEEADGEFTLTEVAETDDGPRRPFKVFLDVGLARTSTGARVFGAMKGASDGGILVPHSEKRFPGYDMESEELDSEVLQKYIFGGHVAEYMETLADDDEERYQSQFQKYIDDGLEADGLEDLYTEAHAAIRADPWKKAESDGPKKTKEEWKAISKKYRQTKSTKAEKEKRVQERIKAILAEE, via the exons ATG CCTTTCCACAAGTTGGTCAAGAACAGCGCTTACTACAG CCGCTACCAAACCAAGTACAAGCGCAGACGTCAAGGCAAGACCGACTACTACGCCCGTAAGCGCCTCATCAcccaggccaagaacaagtaCAATGCGCCCAAGTACCGCCTGGTCGTCCGCTTCACCAACAAGGACATCATCATGCAGATCGTGTCTGCCGAGATCACTGGCGACAAGATCTTTGCCTCGGCCTACGGCCATGAGCTCAAGGCCTACGGCATCAAGCACGGCCTGACCAACTGGGCCGCCGCCTACGCCACCGGTCTCCTGGTTGCCCGCCGTGCCCTGTCTAAGCTCGGCCTTGACAAGGACTTCCTCGGTGTCGAGGAGGCCGATGGTGAGTTCACCCTCACCGAGGTTGCCGAGACCGACGACGGCCCGCGCCGCCCCTTCAAGGTCTTCCTCGACGTCGGTCTTGCCCGCACCTCCACCGGCGCCCGTGTCTTTGGTGCCATGAAGGGCGCCTCGGACGGTGGCATCCTCGTCCCCCACTCTGAGAAGCGTTTCCCCGGCTATGACATGGAGTCGGAGGAGCTGGACTCCGAGGTCCTCCAGAAGTACATCTTTGGCGGCCACGTCGCCGAGTACATGGAGACTctggccgacgacgacgaggagcgcTACCAGAGCCAGTTCCAGAAGTACATCGACGACGgtctcgaggccgacggcctTGAGGACCTCTACACCGAGGCCCACGCCGCCATCCGCGCCGACCcctggaagaaggcggaGAGCGACGGCCccaagaagaccaaggagGAGTGGAAGGCCATCTCCAAGAAGTACAGACAGACCAAGTccaccaaggccgagaaggagaagcgCGTCCAGGAGAGGATCAAGGCTATTCTCGCCGAGGAGTAA
- the ACAD10 gene encoding Acyl-CoA dehydrogenase family member 10 translates to MSLLGVEDPPIDQILAAIDEMAASKQPKVLLFDIGGVCVVSPFQAILDYEISLNIPPGWVNYSLAQSAPNGYWHKLERGDIPMDAAFFAGFNSDLHRPEQWRAFYAREAARTPSLPRETPPVPRLDGEWLFNEMMAKSNAPDPWMFPALERLRRSGRYILGALSNTVIFPPGHALHRGDALADPVRSLFDVFVSSAHVGLRKPDPGIYRLAVRRLDEFARANAHSERGRRLGWDAGVQAADVLFLDDIGENLKAARKEGFGTIKVHLGRAYEAVEELERVTGLQLEGDHPKIAVRPRVRRSKM, encoded by the exons ATGTCTCTCCTAGGCGTAGAAGACCCCCCCATAGACCAGATCCTAGCAGCTATCGACGAGATGgcagccagcaagcagcccAAAGTGCTCCTATTCGACATTGGTGGTGTCTGT GTCGTGTCCCCCTTCCAGGCCATCCTAGACTATGAAATCAGCCTCAACATCCCGCCGGGCTGGGTAAACTACTCGCTCGCCCAGTCCGCGCCCAACGGGTACTGGCACAAGCTCGAGCGCGGCGACATCCCCATGgacgccgccttcttcgccggcTTCAACAGCGACCTGCACCGCCCGGAGCAGTGGAGGGCGTTTTACGCGCgcgaggcggccaggacgCCCTCGCTGCCGCGGGAGACGCCGCCCGTGCCACGGCTCGACGGCGAGTGGCTCTTCAACGAGATGATGGCCAAGTCCAACGCCCCGGACCCGTGGATGTTCCCGGCCCTGGAGCGCCTCCGGCGCAGCGGGCGCTACATTCTCGGCGCGCTGAGCAACACGGTCATCTTCCCGCCGGGCCACGCGCTCCACCGGGGGGACGCGCTCGCCGACCCCGTGAGGAGCCTGTTCGACGTCTTCGTCTCCTCGGCGCACGTGGGGCTGCGCAAGCCCGACCCGGGCATCTACAGGCTCGCCGTGCGCAGGCTGGACGAGTTTGCGCGCGCAAACGCGCACTCCGAGAGGGGCAGGCGCCTGGGCTGGGACGCGGGCGTGCAGGCCGCCGACGTGCTGTTCCTCGACGACATTGGCGAGAACCTCAAGGCCGCTAGGAAGGAGGGCTTTGGGACCATAAAGGTCCACCTGGGGAGGGCGtacgaggccgtcgagg